One stretch of Riemerella columbina DNA includes these proteins:
- the carB gene encoding carbamoyl-phosphate synthase large subunit, producing the protein MKRTDIKTILVIGSGPIIIGQAAEFDYSGTQACLSLKEEGYRVILINSNPATIMTDVEIADKVYIEPISLPFVSQIIRKERPDALLPTLGGQTGLNMAVELQKSGILEEYGVEVLGTKLSAINQAEDRDLFRALMNDLGEPVPESDIVNTVEGALEFAERIGYPVIVRPAFTMGGTGGGIAATETELKEIAELGLKYSPVTQCLIEKSIAGYKEIEYEVMRDANDNAIVVCNMENIDPVGVHTGDSIVVAPSQTLSDREYQLLRNASLKIIRALGIEGGCNVQLALDPHSFNYYIIEVNPRVSRSSALASKATGYPIAKIAAKIAVGLTLDEIMNPVTGKTYACFEPALDYVVTKIPRFPFDKFETADRRLSTQMKATGEVMAIGRNFEESLQKAIRSLETGIRHLGLKTKQAQALTNEEIERRIKICDDERLFIIGEALRRGYDWQQIVEWSKIDPFFIWKLKKLVDYENTITENPFNPEILREAKRLGFSDINIAHLWSCSQREVFQFRKDNGIMPVYKMVDTCAAEFESETPYFYGTYEEENESIVSDKEKIIVLGSGPIRIGQGVEFDYATVHSVWAIKEMGYEAIIINNNPETVSTDFSISDKLYFDPLTEEDVMNIITLEQPKGVIVQFGGQTAINLADKLAAHGVQILGTSLEDLDRAENRDKFEKALQELGIPQPVGKTSISKEEAISIANGIGYPVLVRPSYVLGGRAMEIVYNEKELAHYMENAVEASPEHPVLIDKYMVGKEVEVDAISDGETVVIPGIMEHIERAGIHSGDSIAVYPPQNINEKCLHDLVEYTQRLAKGLNVIGLMNIQYVLFENEVYVIEVNPRSSRTVPFLSKITDVPMANLATKAILGQKLKDLGYTSGLVPEKEGVFVKVPVFSFSKLTKVDISLGPEMKSTGEVMGKDSTLEKALYKGMIAAGRKVPTHGSILFTVADKHKDEAAVFAKRFHEVGFRIWATEGTAKHFEQHGIPCKVGYKIGEEEVNLIDLIQKGKVQYVVNTMTKGKQSERDGFQIRRMSVENGVPCLTSMDTVEAILKVIESMSFQMQAM; encoded by the coding sequence ATGAAAAGAACAGATATCAAAACCATTTTAGTCATCGGCAGCGGACCCATCATCATTGGGCAAGCCGCAGAGTTTGATTACTCCGGAACACAGGCCTGCCTCTCCCTGAAAGAAGAAGGCTACCGCGTGATCCTCATCAACTCTAACCCCGCAACCATTATGACGGATGTAGAAATTGCCGATAAGGTTTATATAGAACCCATATCGTTACCGTTTGTGAGCCAAATCATTCGCAAAGAAAGACCCGACGCCCTCCTCCCTACACTGGGCGGACAGACAGGGCTCAATATGGCGGTAGAACTGCAGAAATCTGGCATCTTAGAAGAATACGGCGTGGAGGTTTTAGGCACCAAGCTCTCTGCCATTAACCAAGCGGAAGACCGTGACCTCTTCCGTGCCTTGATGAACGACTTGGGGGAGCCTGTTCCAGAGTCGGACATTGTGAATACCGTAGAAGGCGCTTTAGAATTTGCCGAACGCATTGGCTATCCGGTTATCGTTCGCCCTGCCTTTACCATGGGTGGCACTGGCGGCGGTATTGCAGCCACCGAAACCGAGCTGAAAGAAATCGCCGAGTTAGGATTGAAGTATTCCCCAGTAACGCAATGCCTCATCGAGAAATCTATTGCGGGTTATAAGGAGATAGAATACGAGGTGATGAGAGATGCCAATGACAACGCCATAGTGGTCTGCAATATGGAAAACATAGACCCCGTAGGTGTGCACACTGGAGACTCTATTGTAGTGGCGCCTTCCCAAACGCTGTCCGATAGAGAGTACCAACTCCTGAGAAATGCCTCTCTAAAAATCATCAGAGCCTTAGGTATAGAGGGCGGTTGTAATGTCCAGCTGGCATTAGACCCACATTCTTTTAATTATTATATCATTGAAGTTAATCCACGCGTGTCCCGCTCTTCCGCCTTAGCGAGTAAAGCCACGGGCTACCCTATCGCCAAGATTGCAGCCAAAATCGCTGTAGGTTTAACCTTAGATGAAATTATGAACCCTGTAACTGGCAAAACTTACGCTTGCTTTGAGCCTGCGCTGGACTATGTAGTGACCAAAATCCCTCGCTTTCCGTTTGATAAGTTTGAAACCGCCGACCGCAGACTCTCCACCCAGATGAAAGCTACAGGCGAAGTGATGGCGATAGGGCGCAACTTTGAGGAATCCCTACAAAAAGCCATCCGTTCTTTAGAGACGGGCATCCGCCACTTAGGGTTAAAGACCAAACAAGCCCAAGCCCTCACCAATGAGGAGATAGAACGCCGCATTAAAATCTGTGATGATGAGCGCCTGTTCATCATCGGCGAAGCATTACGCCGTGGCTACGACTGGCAACAGATTGTGGAGTGGAGTAAGATAGACCCCTTCTTCATCTGGAAGCTTAAAAAACTGGTGGACTACGAGAACACCATCACCGAGAACCCTTTTAACCCAGAAATCTTAAGGGAAGCTAAGCGTTTGGGCTTTTCCGACATCAACATCGCTCATCTTTGGAGCTGTAGCCAGCGCGAAGTCTTTCAGTTCAGAAAAGATAATGGCATAATGCCTGTGTACAAGATGGTGGACACCTGCGCCGCAGAGTTCGAGAGCGAAACCCCGTACTTTTACGGCACCTATGAGGAAGAAAATGAAAGCATCGTCTCCGATAAAGAGAAGATTATTGTGCTGGGCTCTGGGCCTATCCGCATTGGTCAAGGCGTAGAGTTTGACTATGCTACGGTTCATTCCGTTTGGGCTATTAAAGAAATGGGCTACGAAGCGATCATCATCAATAACAACCCCGAAACAGTTTCCACCGACTTTTCCATTTCGGATAAGCTCTACTTTGACCCCCTCACGGAGGAAGATGTGATGAACATCATTACCTTAGAACAGCCCAAGGGGGTTATCGTTCAGTTTGGAGGGCAGACCGCCATCAATTTAGCGGATAAATTAGCCGCCCACGGTGTGCAGATTTTAGGCACCTCGCTGGAAGACTTAGACCGCGCCGAAAACCGAGATAAATTTGAAAAAGCCCTTCAAGAATTGGGCATCCCGCAGCCTGTCGGCAAGACTTCCATTTCCAAAGAAGAAGCCATCAGCATAGCGAACGGCATCGGCTACCCTGTGTTGGTACGCCCCAGCTATGTGCTTGGCGGTAGAGCGATGGAGATTGTCTATAACGAGAAAGAACTCGCCCATTATATGGAGAATGCCGTGGAAGCCAGCCCTGAGCATCCTGTCCTCATCGATAAATATATGGTGGGCAAAGAGGTGGAAGTAGATGCCATCTCCGATGGAGAAACGGTGGTTATCCCTGGGATTATGGAACACATAGAGCGCGCAGGCATCCACTCGGGAGATTCCATCGCCGTCTATCCACCACAGAACATCAACGAGAAATGCCTCCACGATTTGGTGGAATATACCCAGCGCCTCGCCAAAGGACTGAATGTAATCGGACTGATGAACATTCAATATGTGCTCTTTGAGAACGAAGTTTATGTGATAGAGGTTAATCCTCGTTCCTCCAGAACGGTACCTTTCTTGTCTAAAATCACCGATGTTCCTATGGCAAACCTCGCCACCAAAGCGATATTAGGACAGAAGCTGAAAGACTTAGGCTATACCAGTGGCTTGGTTCCTGAGAAAGAGGGGGTCTTTGTCAAAGTGCCTGTTTTCTCCTTTTCTAAACTGACCAAGGTGGATATTTCCCTCGGACCAGAGATGAAATCTACCGGCGAGGTGATGGGCAAAGATTCTACCTTAGAAAAAGCCCTCTACAAGGGTATGATTGCCGCTGGACGCAAGGTTCCGACCCACGGCTCTATCCTCTTCACCGTTGCCGACAAGCACAAAGATGAAGCTGCCGTTTTCGCTAAGCGTTTCCACGAGGTGGGCTTTAGAATCTGGGCAACAGAAGGCACTGCCAAGCACTTTGAGCAACACGGCATCCCGTGCAAGGTGGGGTATAAAATCGGTGAGGAAGAGGTGAACCTCATCGACCTGATTCAAAAAGGGAAAGTGCAATATGTGGTCAATACCATGACGAAAGGTAAGCAATCGGAACGCGATGGCTTCCAAATCCGCCGTATGTCCGTAGAAAATGGCGTGCCATGCCTCACCTCCATGGACACCGTAGAAGCCATTTTAAAAGTGATAGAAAGTATGAGTTTCCAAATGCAAGCTATGTAA
- a CDS encoding DUF6261 family protein: MINITNLRTIRLMEFYQVMSSVQTFLAQANLQNPKLQALITEFDTQFAALDQALKPLSKSEFTEQISELDALRDRYFMGLYSHAKVFATHPEEAQQKAAKALILVIEKYGKNIQSKPLQEETGILSNLLEDLSQSPYAEAVQTMGATAWTTAIAAANNQLISLYNQRTEQKGAIEIGRSKQARKEMQEVFKQLVQTINALIVIEGDTEYQNLVNNINTTIKQALL; encoded by the coding sequence ATGATAAACATAACGAATTTAAGAACGATCAGATTGATGGAGTTCTACCAAGTGATGAGTTCCGTGCAGACTTTTTTAGCACAAGCCAATCTCCAAAATCCCAAACTCCAAGCGCTAATCACCGAGTTTGATACCCAGTTTGCCGCTTTAGACCAAGCACTAAAGCCGCTCAGCAAGAGCGAGTTCACAGAGCAAATAAGCGAGTTAGATGCCTTGCGAGACCGCTATTTCATGGGGCTGTACAGCCACGCCAAAGTCTTTGCCACCCACCCAGAGGAAGCGCAACAGAAGGCGGCCAAAGCCCTCATTTTGGTCATTGAGAAATACGGCAAAAACATCCAGTCCAAGCCCCTCCAAGAGGAAACAGGAATCCTCTCTAATCTCTTAGAAGATCTCTCCCAGAGCCCTTATGCAGAGGCGGTACAGACTATGGGCGCTACGGCGTGGACCACTGCCATTGCGGCAGCCAACAACCAGCTCATCAGCCTCTATAACCAGCGTACGGAACAGAAGGGCGCCATAGAAATCGGTAGGTCTAAGCAAGCCAGAAAGGAGATGCAGGAAGTTTTTAAGCAACTCGTGCAGACCATCAACGCCCTCATCGTGATTGAAGGCGATACTGAATACCAGAACCTCGTGAACAACATCAACACCACCATTAAACAAGCGCTTTTATAA